GCCGACGATGTCGGCCATGGTCGCGAGCTTGCCGCCCGGCGTGCGCGACTCGTAGCCCTGAAGCACGGCTTCGGGCTTGTCGGCCCAGAACGGGCTGTCGCCGATGATGCCGGGGTGCAGGCCGTTGACGCGCATCGGCGCGAGCTCGAGCGCCATCGAGTGTGTGAGGCCCTCGACGCCGCCGTTGATCGTCGCGACCGTGGTCGAGCCGGGGTACGGCGCGTCCTTCGCGCGGCCGCCGAACAGCACGATGCCGGTATCGACGGTCGGCTCGAGGCGGTCGAGCAGCGCGTGCACGGTCTCGGTGTAGCCCACGAGCTTGAGGGTCACGAGGCGGCGGGCGCGCGCGATGTCGTACTCGCGCACCGTGTTGGCGTCGCGCTCGATGGCAGCGAGCACGAGGCCGTGCACCGGCCCGATGGGCGCGAGGCTCGCCGCGATCGTCTCGGGCTCGGAGATGTCGACCCCGAGGCCCATGGCGTTCCCGCCGATCGAGGCAGCGATGCCCTCGGCCCGCTCCTGATCGCGACCGGTCAGCACCACGCGGTCGCCGCGGGCGACGACCTCCTTCGCGATCTCCAGGCCGATTCCGGATGTTCCGCCGACGACGACGATGGTGCGCTGAATCACTGCTCCTCCTTGCGCTAGTGTCTGCTGCGATGTGGTCGGGCTACTCGGAGCCGAGCTTGTCCGACAAGTAGGTCCAGTCACGCGCGAACCGGTAGGCGTGGCGCGCGGGCATCTGGGGCGACTGGGTCTCGAGCCACCGCACGGGCTCGCCGACGGCCCGGAACGAGTGGACGCAGCCGACGCCCGCCCACGCGATGTCACCCGGCTTCAT
The sequence above is a segment of the Microcella humidisoli genome. Coding sequences within it:
- a CDS encoding SDR family NAD(P)-dependent oxidoreductase, which gives rise to MIQRTIVVVGGTSGIGLEIAKEVVARGDRVVLTGRDQERAEGIAASIGGNAMGLGVDISEPETIAASLAPIGPVHGLVLAAIERDANTVREYDIARARRLVTLKLVGYTETVHALLDRLEPTVDTGIVLFGGRAKDAPYPGSTTVATINGGVEGLTHSMALELAPMRVNGLHPGIIGDSPFWADKPEAVLQGYESRTPGGKLATMADIVGATLFLLDNRGVSGTSLYVDRGWRLT